In Maridesulfovibrio sp., a single genomic region encodes these proteins:
- the rplA gene encoding 50S ribosomal protein L1 — translation MPKHGKNHRKATEGADLRGLSVEDAVKLAVEKAFAKFDETVDVAINLGVDPKYSDQMVRGAVTLPNGLGKEVRVACFVSGEKEAEAKEAGADFVGGDDLVAKVKDGWLDFDKAIATPDMMAKVGQIGRVLGPRGLMPNAKTGTVTFDVAGAVKEVKAGRVEFKVDKAGVLHAPIGKVSFGAEKLLENLKALLETVNKLKPTTAKGTYMKAVAVATTMGPGFRVDPLAARKYSES, via the coding sequence ATGCCTAAGCACGGAAAAAATCACAGAAAAGCAACCGAAGGTGCCGATCTTCGCGGTTTGTCCGTTGAAGATGCGGTAAAATTGGCTGTTGAAAAGGCGTTTGCCAAGTTTGACGAAACTGTTGATGTAGCCATCAACCTCGGCGTTGACCCCAAATACTCCGATCAGATGGTTCGCGGTGCAGTAACCCTGCCCAACGGCCTCGGCAAGGAAGTAAGGGTTGCCTGTTTCGTAAGCGGTGAAAAGGAAGCGGAAGCCAAGGAAGCCGGTGCCGATTTTGTCGGTGGCGATGACCTGGTGGCCAAAGTAAAGGACGGCTGGCTTGATTTCGATAAAGCCATCGCCACTCCCGACATGATGGCCAAAGTCGGTCAGATCGGTCGTGTACTCGGACCTCGCGGTCTGATGCCGAACGCCAAGACCGGTACCGTAACTTTTGACGTGGCCGGTGCCGTTAAAGAAGTTAAAGCAGGACGTGTGGAATTCAAGGTCGACAAGGCCGGTGTTCTTCATGCTCCCATAGGCAAGGTTTCTTTCGGAGCTGAAAAGCTTCTTGAGAACCTTAAAGCCCTGCTGGAAACAGTGAACAAACTGAAACCCACCACTGCAAAGGGTACCTACATGAAGGCTGTGGCTGTTGCCACCACCATGGGCCCCGGTTTCAGAGTTGATCCTCTGGCAGCAAGAAAATACTCAGAGTCCTAA
- the rplJ gene encoding 50S ribosomal protein L10, which yields MNRQEKAQIIEQLKVKAERASIAIVTDFKGLGVEEFTELRANLRKVGVDCQVVKNTLARLAFEGTDHEILSDKFKENCAIVIGYEDPVAAAKATADFAKNSKKFSMRFASLEGKYLDEDGVQALSKLPSKEELLGKTLGTMNAVPTNFVSLLANVPRGLLNVLSALKDQKDAA from the coding sequence GTGAACAGGCAAGAAAAAGCCCAGATTATCGAGCAGCTGAAAGTTAAGGCTGAAAGGGCGAGTATTGCCATCGTTACCGATTTTAAAGGCCTTGGTGTTGAAGAGTTCACTGAACTCCGCGCCAACCTGAGAAAAGTCGGTGTCGATTGCCAGGTCGTCAAGAACACTCTGGCCCGGTTGGCTTTCGAGGGTACCGATCACGAGATCCTCTCCGACAAATTCAAGGAAAACTGCGCAATTGTTATCGGGTATGAAGATCCGGTAGCAGCTGCAAAAGCAACAGCGGACTTCGCAAAGAACAGTAAAAAGTTCTCCATGCGTTTCGCATCCCTTGAGGGCAAATATCTTGACGAAGATGGCGTGCAGGCGCTTTCCAAGCTCCCGAGCAAGGAAGAGCTCCTCGGCAAAACTCTGGGTACAATGAACGCTGTACCCACCAACTTTGTGAGCTTGCTCGCAAACGTACCTCGCGGCCTCTTGAATGTTCTTTCCGCATTGAAAGATCAGAAGGACGCTGCATAA
- the rplL gene encoding 50S ribosomal protein L7/L12, with the protein MADITKDQVVDFIANMTVLELSEFIKELEEKFGVSAAAPVAAVAAMPGAAAGGAAEAEEKTEFDVILKGAGGNKIAVIKAVRALTGLGLKEAKAKVDEAPAAIKEGVEKAEAEEALKQLQEAGADAEMK; encoded by the coding sequence ATGGCAGATATCACCAAAGATCAGGTAGTAGATTTTATCGCCAACATGACCGTTCTTGAACTCTCCGAATTCATCAAAGAACTCGAAGAAAAATTCGGCGTATCCGCAGCCGCTCCCGTAGCTGCTGTTGCTGCTATGCCCGGCGCTGCTGCCGGCGGAGCTGCTGAAGCTGAAGAAAAGACCGAATTCGACGTTATCCTGAAAGGCGCAGGCGGCAACAAGATTGCTGTTATCAAGGCTGTTCGCGCTCTGACCGGTCTCGGCCTCAAAGAAGCCAAAGCCAAAGTTGACGAAGCTCCCGCTGCTATCAAAGAAGGCGTAGAAAAAGCAGAAGCTGAAGAAGCTCTCAAGCAGCTTCAGGAAGCCGGTGCTGACGCTGAAATGAAGTAA